One genomic segment of Gemmatimonadaceae bacterium includes these proteins:
- a CDS encoding GAF domain-containing protein: MTPTPDNSSAPASRRDADVRTSLIGFAVVTALLIVMASLVVRFYTRGLERSAGENMAAIARAQGSLIENLLNERLGDGRLLAVRPTVWGSLDPANAISPMATAQLGMARAIEQTRETFGYKLIVVVDSSLKVRYPRTYLPGPDDREFLTAVMRARTARILPFRVDAGGSLELGVGYPVYAGGDSTRSVVGAALLVRDATIGLLPLLAQVVGERGGVESALYQLEGDSISVVAATTTGTTLTPMHIRLGRYDRTRVAAKLYASRVDSAVTGLDYRTVPVIAAGVRIAGTSWLVTAKVERSSLNERARTFTIFAWLTAVVLILFAGLILRVLRLAAERRSEQRQFALATRFLTATATSIDGSILMAPDGRLLDVNPALERMTGYAMSELLQLTLADLMQSVPAEEVRDWISELMRRQSARFRSQWRRKDGGVIEVDISASHLPDSGGGQLFCFVRDVTEQIETTRRLARLNALYAFLNRASEALFTATSAQSAYEIVTQAALDEGRFRLCWIGAVDEAAGVVRPVAWAGSASEYVKQLNITTDPALPSSRGPAGVCVRDARVVLANDFAHDPSTAPWHALAKEHGLGSCATLPVIVDGKVVAIIVFYAAERGFFDIETLSTLGEVARLLGLVLQSVAAEQRRRIEEERRRASEERFRRLFESSPLPMYVMHEQSGLITRLNHAFTERFGYTIEDIPTVDAQMTKFYPDPAIRATLAAVWTDDVGRASSEEVPVQSPDLHICCKDGTFRDVQRFVSRAGDELVLGWVDVTEQRAVQATLQQAEEIAKLGSFAHDFLTDEVRTSPGFLRVLGFDPSVLQSSAGDAAPWLFNLFHPDDVDHMRAALGQRADVDRIVRAAPDGGPQRYLHVRVRIERDAADAPRRAVGSFQDVTAEVNATTELTRLRDHLQDLVEERTAELAKANAILQTTDRRLKAMLAMSQKAATLDEAAILQLGIDEATRLTGSGVGLLHLFAEDQEHIEFGTWATGTQEQCECLYESHYPVSSAGTWADAVRSGEPIVLNQLEAGGLPACPTGHVALRRLLAVPVRDGGRVVMLLGVGNKDTDYETSDVQELEIIGHDIWSVIQRRRGDLALERAYERVKASDQRFAFAMEASSEGVWEWDILHGRYSFNDPFATMLGYTPSELSRDVKDWLRLLHPEERDGVIATLVATIKADLPYSEEFRVRAKDGSYRWIYVRGRVVQRDAHGQALRAVGTLTDLTARRQAEDDLRQAKEAADAASRAKSAFLATMSHEIRTPLNGVIAMAEILGQSQLPPHDMDAVQTIQSSAHALMAVIDDILDFSKIEAGRLEIDLADVSLLQLAEDLTESLLPVARSRDVDLLLFVEPEVPLRVRGDPTRLRQIMYNLTGNAIKFSAGRPERHGQVSIRIGIASRDPSVFYCDVVDNGIGMTEETVSRLFSSFTQAEASTTRKFGGTGLGLAITKRLVELMNGEISVTSAPGAGSTFRVTIPLPVVESKPALVPHDLTGLNCIIVKHDGGIPARDLKRYLEFAGARVDVVADEPSAATLAGRLGSLCVILHDLNGQRVLDSIPDFADYHNVRHVALTRGRRRVERVKVPNVVMLDLELLRSRRLIRATAVAAGRASPEVYHGLETSELLTVPEDARKPERFSVEEARRAGRLILVAEDDHTNQKVILQQLQLLGHTAEIAENGAEALAMWRAGSRYALLLSDLHMPEMDGYALTQAIRAEEKAGERLPIVALTANALRGEAARATTVGMDGYLTKPVPLRTLRELVNRYISPDVRDAAARDDATETPAATPPAPVENSMAQQPQYTPGEVRRSALADLVGDDEAVIREFLADFQASARQLAEEIHVAHDAGNLSQVGALAHRLKSSARSVGALYFGELCAELEKAGKMGQAGLVNDAYQRFGTELALVDAALTKYLAGS, from the coding sequence GTGACGCCTACGCCCGACAACTCCTCCGCGCCCGCCTCGCGTCGTGACGCCGATGTCCGCACGTCGTTGATCGGCTTTGCGGTCGTCACGGCGCTGCTCATCGTCATGGCGTCGTTGGTGGTGCGCTTCTACACGCGAGGCCTCGAGCGTTCCGCCGGCGAGAACATGGCGGCGATCGCGCGCGCGCAGGGGAGCCTGATCGAGAACCTGCTCAACGAGCGCCTGGGTGACGGTCGCCTGCTTGCCGTGCGCCCCACGGTGTGGGGAAGCCTCGATCCGGCCAACGCGATCTCGCCGATGGCGACGGCCCAACTGGGCATGGCGCGGGCCATCGAGCAGACCCGTGAGACATTCGGATACAAGCTGATCGTTGTCGTCGATAGCAGTCTGAAGGTCAGGTATCCCAGGACGTACCTCCCGGGTCCGGACGACCGTGAGTTCCTGACGGCGGTCATGCGCGCGCGGACCGCCCGCATCCTCCCCTTCCGCGTCGACGCCGGCGGGTCGCTCGAACTCGGCGTGGGGTACCCCGTCTACGCGGGAGGCGATTCGACGCGGAGCGTCGTCGGCGCCGCGCTGCTGGTGCGCGACGCGACGATCGGCCTGCTGCCGTTGCTCGCGCAGGTGGTTGGCGAGCGCGGCGGCGTCGAGAGCGCCCTGTACCAGCTGGAGGGCGATTCAATTTCGGTCGTGGCGGCCACAACGACCGGCACCACCCTGACGCCGATGCACATCCGGCTGGGCCGGTACGACCGGACACGCGTCGCCGCAAAGCTGTACGCGTCGCGCGTCGACTCGGCGGTCACGGGGCTGGATTATCGCACCGTGCCGGTGATCGCCGCCGGGGTGCGGATCGCGGGAACCTCCTGGCTCGTCACGGCCAAGGTGGAGCGCTCGTCGCTGAACGAGCGGGCGCGAACGTTCACCATCTTCGCGTGGCTGACCGCGGTGGTGCTCATTCTCTTCGCGGGGCTGATCCTGCGCGTGTTACGGCTGGCCGCCGAGCGCCGATCGGAGCAGCGCCAGTTTGCGCTCGCCACCCGCTTCCTGACCGCCACCGCGACGTCCATCGACGGCAGCATCCTGATGGCGCCCGACGGCCGCTTGCTCGACGTGAATCCGGCGCTGGAGCGGATGACGGGCTACGCCATGTCGGAATTGCTGCAGCTCACGCTGGCCGACCTGATGCAGAGCGTCCCCGCCGAGGAGGTTCGTGACTGGATCAGCGAACTCATGCGCCGGCAGAGCGCGCGCTTCCGCAGTCAGTGGCGTCGCAAGGATGGCGGGGTCATCGAGGTGGACATCAGCGCCTCGCATCTCCCGGATAGCGGCGGCGGCCAGTTGTTCTGTTTCGTCCGCGACGTCACCGAGCAGATCGAGACGACACGCCGGCTGGCGCGCCTGAACGCGCTCTACGCGTTCCTGAACCGCGCGAGCGAGGCGCTCTTCACCGCCACCTCGGCGCAGTCGGCGTATGAAATTGTCACGCAGGCCGCCCTGGACGAGGGACGATTCCGTCTCTGCTGGATTGGCGCGGTGGACGAAGCCGCCGGAGTCGTCCGTCCGGTGGCGTGGGCGGGCTCCGCGAGCGAGTACGTCAAGCAGCTCAACATCACGACTGACCCGGCGCTGCCGTCAAGCCGGGGGCCGGCGGGCGTGTGCGTGCGCGACGCCCGCGTCGTTCTCGCCAACGATTTCGCGCACGATCCGTCCACCGCGCCGTGGCACGCACTCGCCAAGGAGCATGGGTTGGGGTCCTGCGCGACGCTCCCGGTGATCGTGGATGGCAAGGTGGTCGCCATCATCGTGTTCTACGCGGCGGAGCGCGGGTTCTTCGATATCGAGACCCTGTCGACGCTCGGCGAGGTGGCGCGTCTGCTCGGGCTCGTCCTGCAGTCGGTGGCCGCCGAGCAACGGCGCCGCATCGAGGAAGAACGGCGGCGCGCCAGCGAGGAGCGGTTCCGCCGCCTCTTCGAGTCCTCGCCGCTTCCGATGTACGTGATGCACGAGCAGTCGGGCCTCATCACGCGGCTCAACCACGCGTTCACCGAGCGCTTCGGCTACACCATCGAGGACATCCCGACGGTTGACGCGCAGATGACGAAGTTCTACCCGGACCCGGCGATCCGCGCGACGCTCGCGGCGGTCTGGACGGACGACGTGGGGCGCGCGTCCTCCGAGGAGGTGCCGGTGCAGTCGCCCGACCTGCACATCTGCTGCAAGGATGGCACGTTCCGCGACGTGCAGCGGTTCGTCTCGCGCGCCGGCGACGAACTGGTGCTGGGCTGGGTGGACGTCACCGAGCAGCGCGCCGTGCAAGCCACGCTGCAGCAGGCGGAGGAAATCGCCAAGCTCGGGTCGTTCGCGCACGACTTCCTCACGGACGAGGTACGTACCTCCCCCGGCTTCCTCCGGGTGCTCGGCTTCGACCCCTCGGTACTGCAGTCGTCGGCGGGCGATGCGGCGCCGTGGCTGTTCAACCTGTTCCACCCCGACGACGTCGACCATATGCGGGCGGCCCTTGGCCAGCGCGCCGATGTGGACCGCATTGTCCGCGCCGCCCCGGATGGCGGACCGCAACGGTATCTGCACGTGCGCGTGCGCATCGAGCGGGACGCGGCGGACGCGCCGCGCCGCGCCGTGGGCTCGTTCCAGGACGTGACGGCGGAAGTCAATGCGACGACGGAACTGACCCGCCTGCGCGACCACCTGCAGGACCTCGTCGAGGAGCGGACCGCGGAACTGGCCAAGGCCAACGCCATTCTGCAGACCACCGACCGGCGCCTCAAGGCAATGCTCGCGATGAGCCAGAAGGCGGCGACGCTCGACGAGGCGGCAATTCTCCAGCTTGGCATCGACGAGGCCACGCGACTCACCGGGAGCGGTGTGGGCCTCCTGCACCTGTTCGCCGAAGACCAGGAGCACATCGAGTTCGGCACGTGGGCGACTGGCACGCAGGAGCAGTGCGAGTGCCTGTACGAATCGCACTATCCGGTGTCATCGGCCGGGACCTGGGCCGATGCCGTGCGCAGCGGCGAGCCGATCGTCCTCAACCAGCTCGAGGCCGGGGGGCTTCCGGCCTGCCCCACCGGGCATGTCGCGCTGCGGCGGCTGCTCGCCGTCCCCGTGCGCGACGGGGGCCGGGTCGTGATGCTCCTCGGCGTGGGCAACAAGGACACCGACTACGAAACCTCGGATGTGCAGGAGCTCGAGATCATCGGCCACGACATCTGGAGCGTGATCCAGCGGCGCCGCGGGGACCTCGCGCTGGAACGGGCGTACGAGCGCGTGAAGGCCAGCGATCAGCGATTTGCCTTCGCCATGGAGGCATCGTCGGAGGGCGTCTGGGAGTGGGACATCCTGCATGGCCGGTACAGCTTCAACGACCCGTTCGCGACGATGCTCGGCTACACGCCGAGTGAATTGAGCCGCGACGTCAAGGACTGGCTGCGCCTGCTCCACCCGGAGGAACGCGACGGAGTCATCGCGACGCTGGTGGCGACGATCAAGGCGGACCTGCCGTACTCGGAGGAGTTCCGCGTCCGTGCCAAGGACGGCTCGTATCGCTGGATCTATGTGCGTGGCCGCGTGGTGCAGCGCGACGCGCACGGGCAGGCCCTGCGCGCCGTAGGGACGCTCACCGACTTGACCGCGCGTCGGCAAGCCGAGGATGACCTGCGCCAGGCCAAGGAAGCGGCGGACGCCGCCAGCCGGGCAAAGTCGGCCTTCCTTGCGACGATGAGCCACGAGATCCGCACGCCGCTCAACGGCGTCATCGCGATGGCCGAGATCCTCGGACAGAGCCAGCTCCCGCCGCATGACATGGATGCGGTGCAGACGATCCAGTCGTCCGCTCACGCCCTGATGGCGGTGATCGACGACATCCTCGACTTCTCCAAGATCGAGGCCGGGCGCCTCGAGATCGACCTGGCCGACGTCTCGTTGCTGCAGCTCGCCGAAGACCTCACCGAGTCGCTGCTGCCGGTGGCGCGGTCGCGCGACGTCGACCTGCTGCTCTTCGTGGAACCCGAGGTGCCGCTCCGCGTGCGCGGCGATCCGACGCGGCTGCGGCAGATCATGTACAACCTGACCGGCAACGCCATCAAATTCAGCGCGGGCCGGCCGGAGAGGCACGGGCAGGTCTCGATCCGCATCGGCATCGCCAGCCGCGATCCGTCCGTCTTCTACTGCGACGTGGTGGATAACGGCATCGGCATGACGGAGGAGACCGTCAGCCGGCTCTTCTCCTCCTTCACGCAGGCCGAGGCGTCCACCACGCGCAAGTTCGGCGGCACCGGGCTCGGCCTGGCAATCACCAAGCGGCTCGTCGAGCTGATGAATGGCGAGATCAGCGTGACCAGCGCGCCCGGCGCGGGCTCGACCTTCCGCGTGACGATCCCCCTGCCCGTCGTCGAGTCGAAGCCCGCGCTGGTACCGCACGACCTGACCGGTCTCAACTGCATCATCGTCAAGCACGACGGCGGCATCCCGGCCAGGGACCTGAAGCGCTACCTCGAGTTCGCCGGTGCGCGCGTCGACGTGGTGGCCGACGAACCGTCAGCCGCGACGCTGGCCGGCCGTCTGGGCAGCCTGTGCGTCATTCTCCACGACCTGAATGGCCAGCGCGTGCTCGACTCGATCCCCGACTTCGCGGACTACCACAACGTGCGCCATGTCGCGCTCACGCGCGGCCGCCGGCGCGTGGAGCGCGTGAAGGTGCCGAATGTCGTGATGCTCGACCTGGAGTTGCTCCGCAGCCGCCGCCTGATTCGCGCGACGGCCGTGGCTGCCGGCCGCGCGTCGCCCGAAGTCTACCACGGCCTTGAAACGTCCGAGCTACTGACGGTGCCCGAGGACGCGCGAAAGCCGGAACGGTTCTCCGTGGAAGAGGCCCGCCGCGCTGGCCGACTGATTCTCGTCGCCGAGGATGACCACACGAACCAGAAGGTCATCCTCCAGCAACTGCAGCTCCTCGGTCACACCGCGGAGATCGCCGAGAACGGCGCCGAGGCCCTCGCGATGTGGCGCGCCGGCAGCCGCTACGCGCTCCTGCTCAGCGACCTGCACATGCCCGAGATGGACGGCTACGCGCTGACGCAGGCCATTCGCGCCGAAGAGAAAGCAGGCGAGCGGCTCCCGATCGTGGCGCTGACCGCCAACGCGCTGCGCGGCGAGGCGGCGCGGGCAACGACGGTGGGCATGGATGGCTACCTCACCAAGCCGGTACCGCTACGGACACTGCGGGAACTCGTCAACCGCTACATTTCCCCGGACGTTCGCGACGCCGCGGCCCGGGACGACGCCACGGAGACGCCGGCGGCGACACCTCCGGCTCCAGTTGAGAATTCCATGGCCCAGCAGCCGCAGTACACACCAGGCGAGGTCCGTCGGTCGGCGCTGGCAGACCTCGTCGGGGACGATGAGGCCGTCATCCGCGAGTTCCTCGCCGACTTCCAGGCCTCGGCGCGACAGCTCGCCGAGGAGATCCACGTCGCGCACGATGCCGGGAACCTGAGCCAGGTGGGCGCGCTGGCGCACCGGCTCAAGTCGTCGGCGCGTTCCGTCGGCGCGCTGTACTTCGGGGAGCTGTGCGCCGAGCTCGAGAAGGCCGGCAAGATGGGCCAGGCGGGACTGGTCAACGACGCGTACCAGCGCTTCGGCACGGAACTGGCGCTGGTGGATGCGGCGTTAACGAAGTATCTGGCGGGATCGTGA
- a CDS encoding aldo/keto reductase, with the protein METRAFGRTGWPVSSLGYGMWGLANWSGSDADAVWQALEAAVASGVNFFDTAWGYGRGASERILGELVRAHPERRLYTATKLPPRNLQWPSRREFTLDECFPPDHIREYAEKSLANLGLPRVDLLQFHVWEDGWARDERWQRAMDDLRREGLIGAVGVSVNRWEPVNCLDTLRTGLVDAVQVIYNVFDQAPEDALFAECQARGVGIIARVPFDEGSLAGQVTADSVFPEGDFRRIYFGPENLAPTVARVAALRADLPEGVTLPEVALRFCLSHAAVQTVIPGMRRPAHVQANVAAVQRGPLPAELLARLRAHRWDRTPTAWSL; encoded by the coding sequence ATGGAAACGCGCGCATTCGGACGGACGGGATGGCCGGTGTCGTCGCTCGGCTACGGGATGTGGGGACTGGCCAATTGGTCGGGCTCCGATGCGGACGCGGTGTGGCAGGCTCTCGAGGCGGCCGTCGCGTCCGGTGTCAACTTCTTCGACACGGCGTGGGGCTACGGACGTGGTGCGAGCGAGCGGATACTCGGCGAGCTCGTGCGGGCGCACCCCGAGCGGCGTCTCTATACCGCCACGAAGCTGCCGCCCCGGAACCTGCAGTGGCCCTCGCGCCGCGAGTTCACGCTGGACGAGTGTTTTCCGCCCGACCACATCCGCGAATACGCCGAGAAATCGCTGGCGAACCTCGGACTGCCGCGCGTGGACCTCCTGCAGTTCCACGTGTGGGAGGACGGCTGGGCCCGCGACGAACGCTGGCAGCGCGCCATGGATGACCTGCGCCGCGAGGGGCTCATTGGCGCCGTCGGCGTGAGCGTCAACCGCTGGGAACCGGTCAATTGCCTCGACACGCTGCGCACGGGGCTCGTCGACGCCGTGCAGGTGATCTACAACGTCTTCGATCAGGCGCCGGAGGACGCGCTCTTCGCCGAATGCCAGGCACGGGGCGTCGGCATCATCGCGCGCGTCCCGTTCGACGAAGGGTCGCTGGCGGGACAGGTCACGGCCGACTCCGTCTTTCCCGAGGGCGACTTCCGTCGCATCTACTTTGGGCCGGAGAACCTCGCGCCCACCGTGGCGCGCGTGGCGGCGCTGCGCGCCGACCTGCCCGAGGGCGTGACGCTCCCGGAGGTCGCGCTCCGCTTCTGCCTGTCGCACGCCGCGGTGCAGACCGTGATCCCCGGCATGCGGCGGCCGGCGCACGTGCAGGCCAATGTCGCCGCCGTCCAGCGCGGGCCGCTGCCGGCCGAGCTCCTCGCGCGCCTGCGCGCTCATCGCTGGGATCGCACGCCGACGGCGTGGAGTCTCTAG
- the hppD gene encoding 4-hydroxyphenylpyruvate dioxygenase — MPPLTAPSADTFPINGTDYIELFVGNAKQSSLYYRAAFGFQLIGYRGPETGSRDRASYLLQQDKIRIVLTTPIHPEGPIADHIRLHGDGVKDLAFWVDDARDAYAKAIGRGAESVHGPEVLADGDGEVVMAAIRTYGDTIHSLVERRNYRGLFLPGFRALTPEYAPPPVGLKYVDHCVGNVELGKMNDWVQFYSNVLGFFNLLTFDDKDINTEYSALMSKVMSNGNGRIKFPINEPATGKKKSQIQEYLDFYRGPGVQHIAMATDDIIGTVKALRARGVEFNQTPTTYYDNLQARVGTIDEDLATLQELGILVDRDDEGYLLQIFTRLVQDRPTLFFEIIQRKGARGFGKGNFQALFESIEREQALRGNL; from the coding sequence ATGCCCCCCCTGACCGCCCCCAGCGCCGACACCTTCCCGATCAACGGGACGGATTACATCGAGCTCTTCGTCGGCAACGCCAAGCAGAGTTCGCTCTACTACCGTGCCGCGTTCGGATTCCAGCTGATCGGGTACCGCGGCCCCGAAACGGGGTCGCGCGATCGCGCCTCGTACCTGCTCCAGCAGGACAAGATCCGGATCGTGCTGACTACGCCGATCCATCCCGAGGGACCCATCGCCGACCACATCCGGCTGCACGGCGACGGCGTGAAGGACCTGGCGTTCTGGGTGGATGACGCGCGCGACGCGTACGCCAAGGCGATTGGACGCGGCGCCGAGTCGGTGCACGGTCCGGAGGTGCTTGCCGACGGCGACGGCGAGGTCGTGATGGCCGCAATCAGGACGTACGGCGACACCATCCATTCCCTCGTGGAGCGCCGCAACTACCGCGGACTCTTCCTCCCCGGATTCCGCGCCCTGACGCCGGAGTACGCGCCGCCGCCCGTGGGGCTCAAGTACGTGGACCACTGCGTCGGCAACGTCGAGCTGGGCAAGATGAATGACTGGGTGCAGTTCTATTCCAACGTGCTCGGCTTCTTCAATCTCCTCACCTTCGACGACAAGGACATCAACACGGAATACTCGGCGCTGATGTCCAAGGTGATGAGCAACGGCAACGGGCGCATCAAGTTTCCCATCAACGAGCCGGCGACGGGGAAGAAGAAGAGCCAGATCCAGGAGTACCTCGATTTCTACCGGGGGCCGGGCGTGCAGCACATCGCCATGGCCACCGACGACATCATCGGCACGGTCAAGGCGCTGCGCGCGCGCGGCGTGGAGTTCAACCAGACGCCGACGACGTACTACGACAACCTGCAGGCGCGCGTCGGCACGATCGACGAGGACCTCGCCACGCTGCAGGAGCTGGGCATCCTGGTCGATCGTGACGACGAGGGATACCTGCTGCAGATCTTCACCCGGCTGGTGCAGGACCGGCCGACGCTCTTCTTCGAGATCATCCAGCGCAAGGGCGCCAGGGGGTTCGGCAAGGGAAACTTCCAGGCGCTCTTCGAGAGCATCGAGCGCGAGCAGGCGCTGCGGGGGAACCTCTAA
- a CDS encoding homogentisate 1,2-dioxygenase, whose translation MPFYHTLGQVPRKRHTVFRRPDGGLYSEQLMGNEGFTGPSALLYHIHPPTTVLTVRRLRDLRWERDMDLALRHRHFRTRQLPTGGSPTLDRIPLLFNNDIAMLWSEPDVEDAHFFRNAQADEVVYLAEGAGTLESQFGFLPVKPGDYVVLPRGIMHRWRFTSPPKMLIMESRGYVRTPKRYRTEFGQIAEGAPYSERDFRRPTELVTFDEMGEFPVIVKQYHGLTEMVLDHHPFDVVGWDGFFYPWAFNIHDFEPIVGRIHQPPPVHQTFQGDGFVICSFCPRPYDFDPQAIPAPYAHSNVDSDEVLFYASSEFMSRKGIEYGSITHHPDGLPHGPHPGRTEASIGAKQTNELAVMMDSFRPLHVAKAALPAEDPEYYRSWIEGGPGFNPPTS comes from the coding sequence ATGCCCTTCTATCACACGCTCGGCCAGGTGCCGCGCAAGCGGCACACCGTCTTCCGCCGTCCCGACGGCGGGCTCTACAGCGAGCAGCTGATGGGCAACGAGGGCTTCACCGGTCCGTCGGCGCTGCTCTACCACATCCACCCGCCCACCACGGTGTTGACTGTGCGCCGGCTGCGCGATCTGCGCTGGGAGCGGGACATGGACCTGGCGCTGCGCCACCGGCATTTCCGCACGCGCCAGCTCCCCACGGGCGGCTCGCCGACGCTGGATCGCATCCCGCTGCTCTTCAACAACGACATCGCGATGCTCTGGTCGGAGCCCGACGTCGAGGACGCGCACTTCTTCCGGAACGCGCAGGCGGACGAGGTGGTGTACCTCGCGGAGGGCGCGGGGACGCTCGAGTCGCAGTTCGGATTCCTGCCGGTGAAGCCGGGCGACTACGTGGTGCTCCCGCGTGGCATCATGCATCGCTGGCGGTTCACGTCGCCGCCCAAGATGCTGATCATGGAGAGCCGCGGTTACGTGCGGACGCCGAAGCGCTATCGCACCGAGTTCGGGCAGATCGCCGAAGGAGCGCCGTACAGCGAGCGCGATTTCCGACGGCCGACGGAACTGGTGACGTTCGACGAGATGGGCGAGTTCCCCGTGATCGTGAAGCAGTACCACGGGCTCACCGAGATGGTGCTCGACCACCATCCGTTTGACGTCGTGGGATGGGATGGCTTCTTCTATCCGTGGGCGTTCAACATTCACGACTTCGAGCCGATCGTCGGCCGCATCCATCAGCCGCCGCCGGTGCACCAGACGTTCCAGGGTGACGGTTTCGTGATCTGCTCGTTCTGCCCGCGGCCGTACGATTTCGATCCGCAGGCAATCCCGGCGCCCTACGCGCACAGCAACGTGGATTCCGACGAGGTGCTGTTCTACGCCTCGAGCGAGTTCATGAGCCGCAAGGGCATCGAGTATGGCTCCATCACGCACCACCCCGACGGCCTGCCGCACGGCCCGCACCCGGGACGCACCGAGGCGAGCATTGGCGCGAAGCAGACGAACGAGCTGGCCGTGATGATGGATTCGTTCCGTCCGCTGCACGTGGCCAAGGCCGCGCTGCCCGCCGAGGACCCTGAGTATTACCGATCCTGGATCGAGGGCGGGCCGGGGTTCAATCCGCCGACGAGCTGA
- a CDS encoding aminotransferase class I/II-fold pyridoxal phosphate-dependent enzyme, whose protein sequence is MPRLSTRFSSLPPYLLASIPQKKRDLIARGMDVIDLGAGDADLPAPPNAVEALAAAAHDPAMSRYGFGLGLPAFREAVAAWMATRFGQHFDPLTEIVPLIGSKEGIAHLALAYLEPDDIAIIPDPGYLSYLGGTLLSSASPYMYPITPRTSFLVDVDEIPAEVRARAKLLYLNYPNNPTAAVAPRDYLKKVVDWCAAHDILLVYDNAYSEMTFDGYVAPSIFEIDGAREVALEFHSLSKTYNMTGWRLGWAVGAATFTTPLAKVKSFVDTGQFMASQKAAIAALDSHADWLPGNLAIFRERRDAAVAAFRAEGFNVEVPKASMYLWVPLPAGISSMEFHERLLQDEGVVVLAGKALGEGGEGFFRVSFITSPARLQEAARRAGRVLRRMTNQG, encoded by the coding sequence ATGCCTCGCCTCAGCACCCGTTTCTCGTCACTGCCGCCGTACCTGCTTGCCTCGATTCCGCAGAAGAAGCGGGACCTCATCGCGCGCGGCATGGATGTCATTGACCTCGGTGCCGGCGATGCCGACCTGCCGGCGCCGCCGAACGCCGTCGAGGCGCTCGCCGCGGCGGCACACGATCCCGCGATGTCGCGCTACGGGTTCGGGCTCGGCTTGCCGGCGTTCCGCGAGGCGGTCGCCGCGTGGATGGCGACACGGTTCGGCCAGCACTTCGATCCGCTAACGGAGATTGTGCCGCTGATCGGCAGCAAGGAGGGGATCGCGCACCTCGCGCTGGCGTATCTCGAGCCGGACGACATCGCCATCATTCCCGATCCGGGCTACCTGTCGTATCTCGGCGGCACGCTGCTCAGCAGCGCCAGCCCATATATGTATCCCATCACGCCGCGCACGAGCTTCCTCGTGGACGTCGATGAGATTCCCGCCGAGGTGCGCGCACGGGCGAAGCTGCTTTACCTCAACTACCCGAACAACCCGACCGCGGCGGTGGCCCCGCGCGACTACCTGAAGAAGGTCGTGGATTGGTGCGCCGCGCACGACATCCTGCTCGTCTACGACAACGCGTACAGCGAGATGACGTTCGATGGCTACGTCGCACCGAGCATCTTCGAGATCGACGGCGCCCGCGAGGTGGCGCTCGAGTTCCACTCCCTGTCGAAGACGTACAACATGACCGGCTGGCGCCTGGGCTGGGCCGTCGGCGCCGCGACCTTCACCACGCCGCTGGCCAAGGTGAAGAGCTTCGTGGACACCGGGCAGTTCATGGCCTCGCAGAAAGCGGCCATCGCCGCCCTCGACAGCCATGCCGACTGGCTGCCGGGCAATCTCGCCATCTTCCGCGAGCGTCGTGACGCCGCGGTGGCCGCGTTCCGCGCCGAGGGATTCAACGTCGAGGTGCCGAAGGCGTCGATGTACCTGTGGGTTCCGCTCCCGGCCGGAATCTCGTCGATGGAGTTCCACGAACGGCTGCTGCAGGACGAGGGCGTGGTCGTGCTCGCCGGCAAGGCGCTGGGCGAGGGGGGCGAGGGATTCTTCCGCGTCTCGTTCATCACCTCGCCGGCACGGCTGCAGGAGGCGGCGCGGCGCGCCGGGCGCGTGCTGCGGCGGATGACGAACCAGGGCTGA